A genome region from Streptomyces sp. NBC_01296 includes the following:
- a CDS encoding ABC transporter ATP-binding protein — translation MADTATTPAHRAPSVAVPDTRVPTVIADDVHVVYKVHGSGARKGGATAALSRIFSRKPAPGIREVHAVKGVSFIAYKGEAIGLIGTNGSGKSTLLSAIAGLQPVARGRIYSHGQPSLLGVNAALMNDLTGERNVVLGGLAMGMSKQQVRERYQGIVDFSGINEKGDFISLPMRTYSSGMGARLRFSIAAAKDHDVLMIDEALATGDAAFQRRSQARIEELREHAGTVFLVSHGIGTVRETCDRAIWLEAGVLRMDGPSAEVCDAYEEFTAGR, via the coding sequence GTGGCTGACACCGCAACCACCCCCGCACACCGCGCACCGTCCGTGGCGGTGCCCGACACCCGCGTGCCCACCGTCATCGCCGACGACGTCCACGTCGTCTACAAGGTGCACGGCTCCGGCGCCCGCAAGGGCGGCGCCACCGCAGCCCTCAGCCGGATCTTCTCCCGCAAGCCCGCCCCCGGCATCCGCGAGGTGCACGCCGTCAAGGGCGTCAGCTTCATCGCGTACAAGGGCGAGGCCATCGGCCTGATCGGCACCAACGGCTCGGGCAAGTCCACGCTGCTCTCCGCTATCGCCGGCCTCCAGCCCGTGGCCCGCGGCAGGATCTACTCCCACGGCCAGCCCTCGCTCCTCGGCGTGAACGCCGCCCTGATGAACGACCTCACCGGCGAGCGCAACGTGGTCCTCGGCGGCCTCGCGATGGGCATGTCCAAGCAGCAGGTCCGCGAGCGCTACCAGGGCATCGTCGACTTCTCCGGCATCAACGAGAAGGGCGACTTCATCTCCCTGCCCATGCGCACGTACTCCTCCGGGATGGGCGCCCGGCTGCGCTTCTCCATCGCCGCCGCCAAGGACCACGACGTCCTGATGATCGACGAGGCCCTCGCCACCGGCGACGCCGCCTTCCAGCGCCGCAGCCAGGCCCGCATCGAGGAGCTCCGCGAGCACGCCGGCACCGTCTTCCTCGTCAGCCACGGCATCGGCACGGTCCGCGAGACCTGCGACCGGGCGATCTGGCTGGAGGCCGGCGTCCTGCGCATGGACGGCCCCTCCGCCGAGGTCTGCGACGCGTACGAGGAGTTCACCGCGGGCCGCTGA
- a CDS encoding ABC transporter permease, with protein sequence MTSVTETTPPAEPAAPAAAAAAALPAPPASPASLAELAAAHGLTISGARPPLPSYVRQLWGRRHFVTAYATARMHATYSTARLGQVWHLVTPLLNAAVYYFIFGIVMNASHGVADYIPFLITGVFVWDFIGSSINASTRAVHSNLGLVRALHFPRASLPLSTVVQLFQQLLVTMGALVLLLLACGQTPTLKWLTAAPALALMAVFCAGVALVMARIGSKSPDVSQLMPFILRTWMYSSGVMWSIDQMLRKDHLAHWVTVVLKTNPAAVYIDLMRYALIDSFDAHALPHHVWAIAVGWALLAGVGGFIYFWKAEEEYGRG encoded by the coding sequence GTGACCTCCGTGACCGAGACCACCCCGCCGGCGGAACCCGCCGCGCCGGCTGCGGCCGCCGCGGCCGCCCTGCCCGCCCCGCCCGCCTCGCCCGCCTCGCTCGCAGAACTGGCGGCGGCCCACGGCCTGACCATCAGCGGCGCCCGCCCCCCGCTCCCGAGCTACGTGCGCCAGCTCTGGGGCCGCCGCCACTTCGTCACCGCGTACGCCACCGCCCGGATGCACGCCACGTACAGCACGGCCAGGCTCGGCCAGGTCTGGCACCTGGTGACCCCGCTGCTCAACGCGGCCGTCTACTACTTCATCTTCGGCATCGTCATGAACGCCAGCCACGGCGTGGCGGACTACATCCCGTTCCTGATCACCGGCGTCTTCGTCTGGGACTTCATCGGCAGCTCCATCAACGCCTCGACCCGCGCCGTGCACAGCAACCTCGGCCTGGTCCGCGCCCTGCACTTCCCGCGCGCCAGCCTGCCGCTGTCCACCGTCGTCCAGCTCTTCCAGCAGCTGCTCGTCACCATGGGCGCGCTCGTCCTGCTGCTGCTCGCCTGCGGCCAGACCCCGACCCTCAAGTGGCTGACGGCCGCGCCCGCGCTGGCCCTGATGGCCGTCTTCTGCGCCGGCGTCGCCCTGGTCATGGCCCGCATCGGCAGCAAGAGCCCGGACGTCAGCCAGCTGATGCCGTTCATCCTGCGCACGTGGATGTACTCCTCCGGGGTCATGTGGTCCATCGACCAGATGCTCCGCAAGGACCACCTCGCGCACTGGGTCACCGTCGTGCTCAAGACCAACCCGGCAGCCGTCTACATCGACCTGATGCGCTACGCGCTGATCGACAGCTTCGACGCGCACGCGCTCCCGCACCACGTGTGGGCGATCGCCGTCGGCTGGGCCCTGCTCGCGGGCGTCGGCGGATTCATCTACTTCTGGAAGGCTGAGGAGGAGTACGGCCGTGGCTGA
- a CDS encoding TetR/AcrR family transcriptional regulator yields MTTDPAAGTAPAPAPARRAPAGAAVLREDVTEAIRAAVLDELAAVGFSRMSIEGIARRAGVGKTAVYRRWKSKLHLVLDLVGAFAVDGLPVPATGSLYGDVRALLEVMTHVLRHPVASAVIPDLLVEAARNPEIADAVRGALLEGERRMAEGIVSEAVARGELAAGTDPGRALDLAIGPLYWRQVVVRDAVPAEYLDDLARSAVAGLTATSSAS; encoded by the coding sequence ATGACCACCGACCCCGCCGCCGGCACCGCCCCAGCCCCCGCCCCCGCCCGCCGCGCCCCCGCCGGGGCCGCCGTCCTGCGCGAGGACGTGACCGAGGCGATCCGGGCCGCGGTACTGGACGAACTGGCCGCGGTCGGGTTCTCGCGGATGTCCATCGAAGGGATCGCCCGGCGCGCGGGCGTCGGCAAGACGGCCGTCTACCGGCGCTGGAAGTCGAAGCTGCACCTGGTGCTGGACCTGGTGGGGGCCTTCGCGGTGGACGGCCTGCCGGTGCCGGCGACGGGATCGCTGTACGGGGACGTACGGGCCCTGCTCGAGGTGATGACACACGTGCTGCGGCACCCCGTCGCCTCGGCGGTGATCCCGGACCTGCTGGTCGAGGCGGCCCGCAACCCGGAGATCGCGGACGCGGTGCGCGGCGCCCTGCTGGAGGGGGAGCGGCGGATGGCCGAGGGGATCGTGTCGGAGGCGGTGGCGCGGGGCGAACTCGCGGCGGGAACGGATCCGGGCCGGGCACTGGACCTGGCGATCGGCCCGCTCTACTGGCGGCAGGTGGTCGTACGCGACGCCGTGCCGGCGGAGTACCTGGACGACCTGGCCCGATCGGCGGTGGCGGGCCTGACGGCCACGTCGTCCGCGTCCTGA
- a CDS encoding SUMF1/EgtB/PvdO family nonheme iron enzyme: protein MTPHEGKLSERLIAAIRGDSALASAARVPYLLHLLVVSTERNHEVPTSVGHFCRLASEEFLHKRPRRRAAAAAEPCLLRPGYDTEIQRIIEEVGFSITSLRSARPGANSISAAAVHEPILRALGEEREFLDAYPAVVDYVQFLRKGHGILAVDTATQLSFRENLFRDYFAGCALARRDSETIVGLCRDAIWHAPLRYWASAQTTAEGHRLVTGTAAELAGAAEEAGDEGLPLWLLAGELLVILAAARPNAEPSGLVRQLRRSVSDAVAVARGDRGQDLETRARAATVQAQLNPSTWEERSRSFLARSCVIPAGEYPIGSTTPLNSQDDKYRHIDWFPQRIETIGSFRISTLPVTNRDYAQFVASGGYRDLDCWPDGPARLWVGHDPSFIDAPDGPRAGSTDTQRIHLSKEMREGIVDEESLQEYVDQLLLRQVPLYWWDPRYNQPTQPVVGVNWWEALAYCRWLTKRLRERNVLDEHGYADIPTEAEWECSGPGRPASDPYPWGNEWQEGMAHVRTAQGWTQRSVPVGLFPWAAREGGPQDMIGNVWEWTRSLAWSYDDTRPGREDLRAPGDRIVRGGSWFSREQRARMIQFRSYDPPQNAYVDLGFRVAFYTR from the coding sequence ATGACCCCTCACGAAGGAAAGCTCTCGGAGCGGCTCATCGCCGCGATCCGGGGCGACAGCGCTCTCGCCTCGGCCGCGCGCGTCCCGTACCTGCTGCACCTCCTGGTCGTCTCCACGGAGCGCAACCACGAGGTCCCCACGTCCGTCGGGCACTTCTGCCGGCTGGCCTCGGAGGAGTTCCTGCACAAGCGTCCCCGCAGGCGCGCCGCGGCCGCCGCGGAGCCGTGCCTCCTGCGGCCCGGTTACGACACCGAGATCCAGCGGATCATCGAGGAGGTCGGCTTCTCCATCACCTCGTTGAGGTCCGCGCGGCCCGGGGCGAACTCCATCTCCGCGGCGGCCGTCCACGAGCCGATCCTGCGGGCACTGGGCGAGGAGCGCGAGTTCCTCGACGCGTACCCGGCCGTGGTCGACTACGTGCAGTTCCTCAGGAAGGGCCACGGCATACTCGCCGTCGACACGGCCACCCAGCTCTCCTTCAGGGAGAACCTCTTCCGCGACTACTTCGCCGGCTGCGCGCTGGCGCGCCGGGACTCGGAGACCATCGTCGGCCTGTGCCGCGATGCCATCTGGCACGCCCCGCTGCGCTACTGGGCCAGCGCCCAGACCACGGCCGAGGGGCACCGCCTGGTCACCGGCACGGCCGCCGAGCTGGCGGGCGCCGCGGAGGAGGCCGGGGACGAGGGGCTGCCGCTGTGGCTGCTCGCCGGGGAGCTCCTCGTGATCCTCGCGGCGGCCCGGCCGAACGCGGAGCCGTCCGGGCTCGTACGGCAGCTGCGGCGCTCGGTCTCGGACGCCGTCGCCGTCGCCCGCGGGGACCGGGGGCAGGATCTGGAGACCCGGGCGCGCGCGGCCACCGTGCAGGCGCAGCTCAACCCGTCCACGTGGGAGGAGAGATCGCGCTCGTTCCTCGCCCGGAGCTGTGTCATACCGGCGGGCGAGTACCCCATCGGCTCCACGACCCCGCTCAACTCGCAGGACGACAAGTACCGGCACATCGACTGGTTCCCGCAGCGCATCGAGACCATCGGCTCCTTCCGGATCTCCACGCTGCCCGTCACCAACCGGGACTACGCGCAGTTCGTCGCCTCGGGCGGGTACCGGGACCTCGACTGCTGGCCGGACGGACCCGCACGGCTGTGGGTCGGACACGACCCGTCCTTCATCGACGCGCCGGACGGACCGCGCGCCGGGTCGACGGACACCCAGCGGATCCATCTGAGCAAGGAGATGCGGGAGGGCATCGTCGACGAGGAGTCCCTCCAGGAGTACGTGGACCAGCTGCTGCTGCGGCAGGTGCCGCTCTACTGGTGGGACCCCCGCTACAACCAGCCCACCCAGCCGGTCGTCGGGGTCAACTGGTGGGAGGCACTGGCGTACTGCCGCTGGCTGACGAAACGGCTGCGCGAGCGGAACGTGCTGGACGAGCACGGCTACGCGGACATCCCCACCGAGGCCGAATGGGAGTGCTCCGGCCCGGGCCGGCCGGCGTCGGACCCCTATCCGTGGGGGAACGAGTGGCAGGAGGGCATGGCCCATGTCCGCACGGCGCAGGGCTGGACCCAGCGCTCCGTGCCCGTGGGCCTCTTCCCCTGGGCGGCCCGGGAGGGCGGGCCCCAGGACATGATCGGCAACGTGTGGGAGTGGACGCGGTCCCTGGCCTGGTCGTACGACGACACCCGGCCCGGCCGCGAGGACCTGCGGGCCCCGGGCGACCGGATCGTCCGCGGGGGCTCCTGGTTCTCCCGCGAACAGCGCGCCCGCATGATCCAGTTCCGCTCGTACGACCCGCCCCAGAACGCGTACGTGGACCTGGGCTTCCGCGTGGCGTTCTACACCCGCTAG